In one Streptomyces sp. NBC_00597 genomic region, the following are encoded:
- a CDS encoding multidrug efflux SMR transporter — protein MPYVLLAAAIAAEVAGTTAMKISDGFTRLWPSLGTLVGYVIAFALLAQTLKSMSVGTAYAIWAGAGTAAIAAIGMVFMGEAATAAKIAGIALVIGGVVLLNLGGAH, from the coding sequence ATGCCCTACGTACTGCTTGCCGCGGCCATCGCCGCCGAGGTGGCCGGGACCACCGCCATGAAGATCAGCGACGGTTTCACGAGGCTGTGGCCGTCGCTGGGTACCCTGGTCGGCTACGTCATCGCCTTCGCGCTGCTCGCGCAGACGCTGAAGTCGATGTCGGTGGGCACGGCCTACGCGATCTGGGCCGGGGCCGGCACCGCCGCCATCGCCGCGATCGGCATGGTGTTCATGGGCGAGGCCGCCACCGCGGCGAAGATCGCCGGGATCGCCCTGGTCATCGGCGGCGTGGTGCTGCTGAACCTGGGCGGGGCGCACTGA
- a CDS encoding DUF3616 domain-containing protein: MKKQLGIAGIAALVVAGTVTVVPAQAVTYGTPTISLSASYLSGAVGAVGDPVVNVTVGQSGADVSALTVSASASSKASVAGTGDVTVTGAGAVRQLAVTARGRGYTSLTVKVAGLGGKSATKTLSYAASAAVQNPADARYFSGASDSSAAVDVGGGYTVVADDENNVLRLYDRSRSAAPVRTWDFSSQLGVTKEVDIEGATLIGNTIYWTGSLGNNKDGEYKAPRNTVFTTTLNGSGSATQLAYGRSYKKLRDDLVAWDTANGNRYGFAAGTAAGQAPKQIDGFNVEGLEFAPGSTTTAYLGFRAPLAPAVPGGKALIVPVTNFDKVLSSGAKATFGAGIELDLGGLSIRDIRKNAADQYLILAGSWAADDNSDPYALYQWDGVAGHAPVKRADLPTTDPGGWEAIVDVPDLSVAGARVQLITDSGSADLYGDGIEAKDLTHPEFKKSRAAWFTLN, from the coding sequence ATGAAGAAGCAGCTTGGTATCGCAGGGATCGCGGCGCTGGTCGTCGCCGGGACGGTCACGGTCGTGCCCGCCCAGGCGGTGACGTACGGGACGCCGACCATCAGCCTGTCCGCGTCGTACCTGTCCGGCGCCGTCGGCGCGGTCGGGGACCCGGTGGTGAACGTGACCGTGGGGCAGAGTGGCGCCGACGTGTCCGCGCTGACGGTCAGCGCGTCCGCGTCGAGCAAGGCCTCGGTCGCCGGGACCGGCGACGTGACCGTCACCGGGGCCGGGGCGGTGCGCCAGCTGGCCGTCACCGCGCGCGGCCGCGGCTACACGAGCCTCACGGTCAAGGTGGCGGGGCTGGGCGGCAAGAGCGCCACCAAGACCCTGTCCTACGCCGCCTCGGCCGCCGTGCAGAACCCGGCCGACGCCCGCTACTTCTCCGGCGCCTCGGACTCCTCGGCCGCCGTGGACGTCGGCGGCGGTTACACCGTCGTCGCCGACGACGAGAACAACGTGCTGCGCCTGTACGACCGCTCCCGCTCGGCCGCCCCGGTCCGGACCTGGGACTTCAGCTCGCAGCTCGGCGTCACCAAGGAGGTGGACATCGAGGGGGCGACCTTGATCGGCAACACCATCTACTGGACGGGCTCGCTCGGCAACAACAAGGACGGCGAGTACAAGGCGCCCCGGAACACGGTGTTCACCACCACGCTGAACGGCTCCGGGTCGGCCACGCAGCTCGCGTACGGACGCTCGTACAAGAAGCTCCGCGACGACCTGGTGGCCTGGGACACGGCGAACGGCAACCGCTACGGCTTCGCCGCCGGCACCGCGGCGGGCCAGGCGCCCAAGCAGATCGACGGCTTCAACGTGGAGGGCCTGGAGTTCGCCCCGGGCTCGACCACCACCGCCTACCTGGGCTTCCGCGCCCCGCTGGCCCCGGCGGTGCCGGGCGGCAAGGCGCTGATCGTACCGGTGACCAACTTCGACAAGGTCCTCTCCAGCGGGGCCAAGGCCACCTTCGGGGCGGGCATCGAGCTCGACCTCGGCGGGCTGTCGATCCGCGACATCCGCAAGAACGCGGCGGACCAGTACCTGATCCTGGCCGGCTCCTGGGCCGCGGACGACAACTCGGACCCGTACGCGCTCTACCAGTGGGACGGCGTCGCGGGCCACGCCCCGGTCAAGCGGGCCGACCTGCCGACGACGGACCCGGGCGGCTGGGAGGCCATCGTGGACGTGCCGGACCTGTCGGTGGCGGGGGCGCGGGTCCAGCTGATCACGGACAGCGGTTCCGCGGACCTGTACGGGGACGGGATCGAGGCCAAGGACCTGACGCACCCGGAGTTCAAGAAGTCGCGGGCGGCCTGGTTCACGCTGAACTGA
- a CDS encoding metal-sulfur cluster assembly factor, with product MTENATPPEASIKPATEEEVREALYDVVDPELGIDVVNLGLIYGIHIDDANIATLDMTLTSAACPLTDVIEDQAKSATDGIVNELRINWVWMPPWGPDKITDDGREQLRALGFNV from the coding sequence ATGACCGAGAACGCGACGCCCCCCGAGGCGTCGATCAAGCCGGCCACCGAGGAGGAGGTCCGCGAGGCCCTCTACGACGTGGTCGACCCCGAGCTGGGCATCGACGTCGTCAACCTGGGCCTGATCTACGGCATCCACATCGACGACGCGAACATCGCCACCCTCGACATGACGCTGACCTCGGCGGCCTGCCCGCTGACGGACGTCATCGAGGACCAGGCGAAGTCGGCTACGGACGGCATCGTCAACGAGCTCCGCATCAATTGGGTCTGGATGCCCCCGTGGGGCCCGGACAAGATCACGGACGACGGTCGCGAGCAGCTGCGCGCGCTCGGCTTCAACGTCTGA
- the sufU gene encoding Fe-S cluster assembly sulfur transfer protein SufU encodes MKLDSMYQELILDHYKHPHGRGLRDGDAEVHHVNPTCGDEITLRVKYDGETLTDVSYEGQGCSISQASASVLNELLVGKELAEAQKIQGVFLEMMQSKGKIEPDEAMEEVLEDAVAFVGVSKYPARVKCALLSWMAWKDATAQALGDAAERKTA; translated from the coding sequence GTGAAGCTGGATTCGATGTACCAGGAACTGATCCTGGACCACTACAAGCACCCGCACGGGCGTGGCCTGCGCGACGGCGACGCCGAGGTGCACCACGTCAACCCGACGTGCGGCGACGAGATCACGCTGCGCGTGAAGTACGACGGCGAGACGCTGACCGACGTCTCGTACGAGGGCCAGGGCTGCTCCATCAGCCAGGCCAGCGCGTCCGTGCTGAACGAGCTGCTCGTCGGCAAGGAGCTGGCCGAGGCGCAGAAGATCCAGGGCGTGTTCCTGGAGATGATGCAGTCGAAGGGCAAGATCGAGCCCGACGAGGCCATGGAGGAGGTGCTGGAGGACGCGGTCGCGTTCGTCGGCGTCTCCAAGTACCCGGCCCGCGTGAAGTGTGCTCTGCTGAGCTGGATGGCCTGGAAGGACGCGACCGCCCAAGCACTGGGTGACGCCGCGGAGAGGAAGACGGCATGA
- a CDS encoding cysteine desulfurase produces MTQLPGLLDIEAIRKDFPLLDRVVHDGKKIVYLDNAATSQKPRQVLDALNEYYEQHNANVHRGVHVLAEEATALYEGARDKVAAFINAPSRDEVIFTKNASESLNLVANMLGWADEPYRVDRETEIAITEMEHHSNIVPWQLLSQRTGAKLKWFGLTDDGRLDLSNIEEVITEKTKIVSFTLVSNIMGTINPVEAIVRRAQEVGALVLIDASQAAPHMPLDVQALGADFVAFTGHKMCGPTGIGVLWGRQELLEDLPPFLGGGEMIETVSMHASTYAPAPHKFEAGTPPIAQAVGLGAAVDYLTAIGMDKIAAHEHAITEYAVKRLLEVPDLRIIGPTTAEDRGAAISFTLGDIHPHDVGQVLDEQGIAVRVGHHCARPVCLRYGIPATTRASFYLYSSPADVDALIDGLEHVRNFFG; encoded by the coding sequence GTGACACAGCTGCCTGGCCTCCTCGACATCGAGGCGATCCGCAAGGACTTCCCCCTTCTGGATCGCGTGGTCCACGACGGGAAGAAGATCGTTTACCTGGACAACGCTGCGACCTCGCAGAAGCCGCGCCAGGTGCTCGACGCGCTGAACGAGTACTACGAGCAGCACAACGCCAACGTCCACCGCGGCGTGCACGTGCTCGCCGAGGAGGCCACGGCGCTGTACGAGGGCGCCCGCGACAAGGTCGCCGCCTTCATCAACGCGCCGAGCCGCGACGAGGTGATCTTCACCAAGAACGCCTCGGAGTCGCTCAACCTGGTCGCGAACATGCTCGGTTGGGCGGACGAGCCCTACCGGGTCGACCGCGAGACCGAGATCGCCATCACGGAGATGGAGCACCACTCCAACATCGTTCCGTGGCAGCTGCTCTCGCAGCGCACCGGCGCGAAGCTGAAGTGGTTCGGCCTGACCGACGACGGCCGGCTCGACCTGTCCAACATCGAAGAGGTCATCACGGAGAAGACGAAGATCGTCTCCTTCACGCTGGTCTCCAACATCATGGGCACGATCAACCCGGTCGAGGCGATCGTCCGGCGCGCGCAGGAGGTCGGCGCGCTGGTGCTGATCGACGCCTCGCAGGCCGCTCCGCACATGCCGCTGGACGTCCAGGCGCTCGGCGCCGACTTCGTGGCCTTCACCGGCCACAAGATGTGCGGCCCGACCGGCATCGGCGTGCTCTGGGGCCGCCAGGAGCTCCTGGAGGACCTGCCCCCGTTCCTCGGCGGCGGCGAGATGATCGAGACCGTGTCGATGCACGCCTCGACGTACGCCCCGGCGCCCCACAAGTTCGAGGCGGGTACGCCCCCGATCGCCCAGGCCGTCGGCCTCGGCGCGGCCGTGGACTACCTCACCGCGATCGGCATGGACAAGATCGCCGCGCACGAGCACGCGATCACCGAGTATGCGGTCAAGCGCCTCCTGGAGGTCCCCGACCTGCGGATCATCGGCCCCACCACGGCCGAGGACCGCGGCGCCGCGATCTCCTTCACGCTCGGTGACATCCACCCCCACGATGTCGGCCAGGTCCTGGACGAGCAGGGCATCGCGGTCCGCGTGGGACACCACTGCGCACGCCCGGTCTGCCTGCGCTACGGAATTCCCGCGACCACGCGAGCGTCTTTCTACCTGTACTCCTCTCCGGCCGACGTCGACGCACTGATCGACGGGCTGGAGCACGTACGGAACTTCTTCGGCTGA
- the sufC gene encoding Fe-S cluster assembly ATPase SufC, which produces MATLEIHDLHVSVEAENGAREILKGVDLTVKQGETHAIMGPNGSGKSTLAYSLAGHPKYTITGGTVTLDGEDVLEMSVDERARAGVFLAMQYPVEVPGVSVSNFLRTSATAIRGEAPKLRTWVKEVKSAMEQLQMDPAFAERNVNEGFSGGEKKRHEILQLELLKPKIAILDETDSGLDVDALRIVSEGVNRVRESGEVGTLLITHYTRILRYIKPDFVHVFANGRIAESGGAELADQLEAEGYDKYVKGGATA; this is translated from the coding sequence ATGGCAACGCTTGAAATCCACGACCTGCACGTCTCCGTCGAGGCCGAGAACGGCGCCCGCGAGATCCTCAAGGGCGTCGACCTCACCGTCAAGCAGGGTGAGACGCACGCCATCATGGGCCCCAACGGCTCCGGCAAGTCCACCCTGGCGTACTCGCTCGCCGGTCACCCCAAGTACACCATCACCGGTGGCACCGTGACCCTCGACGGCGAGGACGTCCTGGAGATGTCCGTCGACGAGCGCGCCCGCGCCGGCGTCTTCCTCGCCATGCAGTACCCGGTCGAGGTCCCCGGTGTCTCGGTCTCCAACTTCCTGCGCACCTCCGCCACCGCCATCCGCGGCGAGGCGCCGAAGCTGCGCACCTGGGTGAAGGAGGTCAAGTCCGCGATGGAGCAGCTCCAGATGGACCCGGCCTTCGCCGAGCGCAACGTCAACGAGGGCTTCTCCGGCGGTGAGAAGAAGCGCCACGAGATCCTCCAGCTGGAGCTCCTCAAGCCGAAGATCGCGATCCTCGACGAGACCGACTCCGGCCTCGACGTCGACGCCCTGCGCATCGTCTCCGAGGGTGTCAACCGCGTCCGTGAGTCCGGTGAGGTCGGCACGCTGCTGATCACCCACTACACGCGCATCCTGCGCTACATCAAGCCCGACTTCGTGCACGTGTTCGCGAACGGCCGCATCGCCGAGTCCGGTGGCGCCGAGCTGGCGGACCAGCTGGAGGCCGAGGGCTACGACAAGTACGTGAAGGGTGGCGCAACCGCGTGA
- a CDS encoding bifunctional 3-phenylpropionate/cinnamic acid dioxygenase ferredoxin subunit gives MTYVKACALSELEENTPKRVELDGTPVSIVSTEGEVFAINDICSHANVSLSEGEVEDCMIECWLHGSSFDLRTGKPSGLPATRPVPVYPVKIEGDDVLVSLTQES, from the coding sequence ATGACCTACGTCAAGGCCTGTGCGCTGAGTGAGCTGGAGGAGAACACCCCCAAGCGGGTGGAACTCGACGGCACGCCGGTGTCCATCGTCTCCACCGAGGGGGAGGTGTTCGCGATCAACGACATCTGCTCGCACGCGAACGTCTCGCTCTCGGAGGGCGAGGTCGAGGACTGCATGATCGAGTGCTGGCTGCACGGGTCCTCGTTCGACCTGCGCACCGGCAAGCCGTCCGGTCTGCCCGCGACCCGCCCCGTTCCCGTATACCCCGTAAAGATCGAAGGGGACGACGTGCTCGTCTCCCTCACCCAGGAGTCCTGA
- the sufD gene encoding Fe-S cluster assembly protein SufD: MAEAQNIPAGSTTAGAIAVAAESTVATRMSAPPSFDVADFPVPHGREEEWRFTPLARLRGLHDGTAVANGTMKAQIDAPEGVTVESVERDDARIGKAGTPVDRIAAQAFSSFAKATVVTVPKETVLTEPVRVSLHGEGGTTFGHTVFDVQAFAEAVIVIDHTGDGVRAANVDFLVGDGAKLTVVSVQDWDDTAVHCSQHNTLVGRDATFKSIVVTFGGDVVRLHPRISYAGPGGEAELLGLYFTDADQHQEHRLLVTHDAPHCKSHVVYKGALQGEGAHAVWIGDVLIEKSAEGTDTYEMNRNLVLTDGARVDSVPNLEIETGEIVGAGHASATGRFDDEQLFYLQARGIPADEARRLVVRGFFAELVQQIGVPDIEERLLTKIETELEASV, encoded by the coding sequence ATGGCTGAGGCTCAGAACATCCCGGCGGGTTCGACCACCGCCGGCGCGATCGCGGTGGCCGCCGAGTCCACCGTCGCCACCCGGATGAGCGCACCCCCGTCCTTCGACGTGGCGGACTTCCCCGTCCCCCACGGCCGCGAGGAGGAGTGGCGGTTCACCCCGCTGGCGCGCCTGCGCGGTCTGCACGACGGCACCGCGGTCGCCAACGGCACCATGAAGGCCCAGATCGACGCGCCCGAGGGCGTCACCGTCGAGTCGGTGGAGCGCGACGACGCGCGCATCGGCAAGGCCGGCACCCCGGTGGACCGGATCGCCGCCCAGGCGTTCTCGTCCTTCGCCAAGGCCACGGTCGTCACCGTGCCCAAGGAGACCGTCCTGACCGAGCCGGTGCGCGTCTCGCTGCACGGCGAGGGCGGCACCACCTTCGGGCACACGGTCTTCGACGTACAGGCCTTCGCCGAGGCCGTCATCGTCATCGACCACACCGGTGACGGCGTGCGCGCCGCCAACGTCGACTTCCTCGTCGGCGACGGCGCCAAGCTCACCGTCGTGTCCGTGCAGGACTGGGACGACACCGCCGTCCACTGCTCCCAGCACAACACGCTGGTCGGCCGCGACGCGACCTTCAAGTCGATCGTCGTCACCTTCGGCGGCGACGTCGTTCGTCTGCACCCGCGGATCAGCTACGCGGGCCCCGGCGGCGAGGCCGAGCTCCTCGGCCTGTACTTCACGGACGCCGACCAGCACCAGGAGCACCGCCTCCTGGTCACGCACGACGCCCCGCACTGCAAGTCCCACGTGGTCTACAAGGGTGCGCTGCAGGGCGAAGGCGCCCACGCCGTGTGGATCGGTGACGTCCTCATCGAGAAGAGCGCCGAGGGCACCGACACCTACGAGATGAACCGCAACCTCGTCCTCACGGACGGCGCGCGGGTCGACTCGGTGCCGAACCTGGAGATCGAGACCGGCGAGATCGTCGGCGCCGGCCACGCCTCCGCGACCGGCCGCTTCGACGACGAGCAGCTCTTCTACCTCCAGGCCCGCGGCATCCCGGCCGACGAGGCCCGACGCCTGGTCGTGCGCGGCTTCTTCGCCGAGCTCGTCCAGCAGATCGGTGTCCCGGACATCGAGGAGCGCCTCCTCACCAAGATCGAGACCGAGCTTGAGGCGTCCGTCTGA
- the sufB gene encoding Fe-S cluster assembly protein SufB, with amino-acid sequence MTTETAHPELDGLGTYEYGWADSDAAGAAAKRGLSEDVVRDISAKKNEPEWMLKLRLKGLKLFGKKPMPTWGSDLSGIDFNNIKYFVRSTEKQAASWEDLPEDIKNTYDKLGIPEAEKQRLVAGVAAQYESEVVYHQIREDLEEQGVIFLDTDTALKEHPELFQEYFGTVIPVGDNKFASLNTAVWSGGSFIYVPKGVKVDIPLQAYFRINTENMGQFERTLIIVDEDAYVHYVEGCTAPIYSSDSLHSAVVEIIVKKGGRCRYTTIQNWSNNVYNLVTKRAVAYEGATMEWIDGNIGSKVTMKYPAVYLMGEHAKGETLSIAFAGEGQHQDAGSKMVHMAPNTSSNIVSKSVARGGGRTSYRGLVEIGEGAHGSKSNVLCDALLVDTISRSDTYPYVDVREDDVSMGHEATVSKVSDDQLFYLMSRGLTEFEAMAMIVRGFVEPIARELPMEYALELNRLIELQMEGSVG; translated from the coding sequence ATGACCACGGAGACTGCTCACCCTGAGCTCGATGGCCTGGGCACCTACGAATATGGCTGGGCCGACTCCGACGCGGCCGGCGCCGCTGCCAAGCGGGGTCTGTCCGAGGACGTCGTACGCGACATCTCGGCCAAGAAGAACGAGCCGGAGTGGATGCTGAAGCTCCGACTCAAGGGCCTCAAGCTCTTCGGCAAGAAGCCCATGCCGACCTGGGGCTCCGACCTCTCCGGCATCGACTTCAACAACATCAAGTACTTCGTGCGTTCGACCGAGAAGCAGGCTGCTTCGTGGGAGGACCTGCCGGAGGACATCAAGAACACGTACGACAAGCTCGGCATCCCGGAGGCGGAGAAGCAGCGCCTCGTCGCGGGTGTCGCCGCCCAGTACGAGTCCGAGGTCGTCTACCACCAGATCCGCGAGGACCTGGAGGAACAGGGCGTCATCTTCCTCGACACGGACACCGCGCTCAAGGAGCACCCGGAGCTCTTCCAGGAGTACTTCGGCACGGTCATCCCGGTCGGCGACAACAAGTTCGCGTCGCTGAACACCGCCGTGTGGTCGGGCGGCTCGTTCATCTACGTGCCCAAGGGCGTCAAGGTCGACATCCCGCTCCAGGCCTACTTCCGCATCAACACGGAGAACATGGGCCAGTTCGAGCGGACGCTGATCATCGTCGACGAGGACGCGTACGTCCACTACGTCGAGGGCTGCACCGCCCCGATCTACTCCTCGGACTCGCTGCACAGCGCCGTGGTCGAGATCATCGTGAAGAAGGGCGGCCGCTGCCGCTACACGACGATCCAGAACTGGTCGAACAACGTCTACAACCTGGTCACCAAGCGCGCCGTGGCGTACGAGGGCGCGACCATGGAGTGGATCGACGGCAACATCGGTTCCAAGGTCACCATGAAGTACCCGGCCGTCTACCTGATGGGCGAGCACGCCAAGGGCGAGACCCTGTCCATCGCCTTCGCGGGCGAGGGCCAGCACCAGGACGCCGGCTCCAAGATGGTCCACATGGCGCCGAACACCTCCTCCAACATCGTTTCCAAGTCGGTGGCGCGGGGCGGCGGCCGCACCTCGTACCGCGGCCTGGTCGAGATCGGCGAGGGCGCCCACGGCTCCAAGTCGAACGTGCTCTGCGACGCGCTCCTGGTCGACACGATCTCCCGCTCGGACACGTACCCGTACGTGGACGTCCGAGAGGACGACGTCTCCATGGGCCACGAGGCCACGGTCTCCAAGGTCTCCGACGACCAGCTCTTCTACCTGATGAGCCGCGGTCTGACGGAGTTCGAGGCCATGGCCATGATCGTGCGCGGCTTCGTCGAGCCCATCGCGCGCGAGCTGCCCATGGAGTACGCCCTGGAGCTCAACCGGCTGATCGAGCTGCAGATGGAGGGCTCGGTCGGCTAG
- a CDS encoding helix-turn-helix transcriptional regulator, which yields MIETPQGELATGERSTRNRVARSILDHGPSTVADLAARLGLTQAAVRRHLDTLVADDVVEPREQRVYGTRTRGRPAKVFALTDCGRDAFDQSYDSLAADALRWIAQAAGGGEQGEAAVAAFARARMDAQAETYRESLDAAAPAERTEALAKALTADGYAATAKGAPGPHSGEQLCQHHCPVAHVAEQFPQLCEAETEVFSRLLGTHVQRLATIANGDGVCTTFIPRGAGTAQTNTSASASTAGRNPA from the coding sequence ATGATCGAGACCCCCCAGGGGGAACTCGCTACCGGGGAGCGGTCAACCCGCAACCGGGTCGCGCGGTCCATCCTGGACCACGGTCCGTCCACCGTCGCCGACCTCGCCGCGCGTCTCGGCCTCACCCAGGCCGCCGTCCGCCGCCACCTCGACACGCTCGTCGCCGACGACGTGGTCGAGCCCCGTGAGCAGCGCGTCTACGGGACGCGCACCCGGGGCCGGCCCGCCAAGGTCTTCGCGCTGACCGACTGCGGCCGCGACGCGTTCGACCAGTCCTACGACTCCCTCGCCGCGGACGCACTGCGCTGGATCGCGCAGGCCGCCGGCGGAGGCGAGCAGGGGGAGGCGGCCGTCGCCGCCTTCGCCAGGGCGCGGATGGACGCACAGGCCGAGACCTACCGGGAAAGCCTGGACGCCGCCGCCCCCGCGGAGCGCACCGAGGCCCTTGCCAAGGCGTTGACCGCCGACGGGTACGCTGCTACGGCGAAGGGCGCTCCCGGTCCGCACAGCGGTGAACAGCTCTGCCAGCACCACTGCCCGGTCGCCCATGTCGCCGAGCAGTTCCCGCAGCTCTGCGAGGCGGAGACCGAGGTCTTCTCCCGCCTGCTCGGGACGCATGTGCAGCGCCTCGCCACGATCGCCAACGGCGACGGGGTGTGCACCACGTTCATCCCACGAGGCGCGGGCACCGCACAGACCAACACATCTGCATCTGCAAGTACGGCCGGGAGGAACCCCGCATGA
- a CDS encoding ABC transporter ATP-binding protein — MSNDPAVEIRGLVKRYGPKTAVDGLDLTVRKASVTAVLGPNGAGKTTTVETCEGYCRPDAGTVRVLGLDPIAQAEALRPRIGVMLQSGGVYSGARAVEMLRHMAKLYADPLDVDVLVERLGLGGCGRTAYRRLSGGQQQRLALAMAVVGRPELVFLDEPTAGLDPQARRATWDLVRELRADGVAVVLTTHHMDEAEQLADEVAIVDAGRVIAHGSPEQLCRGGAENTLRFTGRPALDLGSLLKALPDGTEAAELSAGAYRVTGSVDPQLLATVASWCAQHGVMPSSLSVERHTLEDVFLELTGKELRA; from the coding sequence ATGAGCAACGACCCCGCCGTGGAGATCCGCGGACTGGTGAAGCGGTACGGCCCCAAAACAGCGGTGGACGGGCTGGACCTCACCGTCCGCAAGGCTTCGGTCACCGCCGTACTCGGTCCCAACGGCGCGGGCAAGACGACCACCGTGGAGACCTGCGAGGGCTACTGCCGCCCCGACGCCGGCACCGTCCGCGTCCTCGGCCTCGACCCGATCGCCCAGGCCGAGGCCCTGCGCCCCCGGATCGGCGTGATGCTCCAGTCCGGCGGGGTCTACTCCGGCGCCCGCGCCGTCGAGATGCTGCGCCACATGGCCAAGCTGTACGCCGACCCCCTCGACGTGGACGTCCTGGTGGAACGGCTCGGGCTGGGCGGCTGCGGCCGCACCGCCTACCGCCGCCTCTCTGGCGGCCAGCAGCAGCGCCTGGCCCTGGCCATGGCCGTGGTCGGCCGCCCCGAGCTGGTCTTCCTGGACGAGCCGACCGCAGGTCTGGACCCCCAGGCCCGCCGGGCGACCTGGGACCTCGTACGGGAACTGCGTGCCGACGGGGTCGCCGTCGTCCTCACCACCCACCACATGGACGAGGCCGAGCAGCTCGCGGACGAGGTCGCCATCGTCGACGCCGGCCGGGTCATCGCCCACGGCAGCCCCGAGCAGCTGTGCCGCGGCGGCGCCGAGAACACCCTGCGCTTCACCGGCCGGCCCGCCCTCGACCTCGGCTCGCTGCTCAAGGCGCTGCCCGACGGCACCGAGGCCGCCGAGCTCAGCGCGGGCGCCTACCGGGTCACCGGCTCGGTGGACCCGCAGCTGCTGGCCACCGTCGCCTCCTGGTGCGCCCAGCACGGGGTGATGCCGAGCAGCCTCTCGGTGGAGCGGCACACCCTCGAAGACGTCTTTCTGGAGCTCACAGGCAAGGAGCTGCGCGCATGA
- a CDS encoding ABC transporter permease, whose amino-acid sequence MSAGTFTPNPGAAPVSRMILAQAGLETRMLLRNGEQLLLTVIIPALLLVLFSAVDIVTVPVQEGGGTGNSVDFLAPGVLALAVMSTAFTGQAIATGFDRRYGVLKRLGASPLPRWALMAAKTLSVLATEVLQIALLTAIAFALGWSPHGNPLSAAALVLLGTAAFSGLGLLMAGTLRAEATLAAANLVFLLLLVGGGVIVPMEKFPGAVQSALGLLPISALSHGLREVLQNGAALPWGDVAVLAAWAVLGLGAAAKLFRWE is encoded by the coding sequence ATGAGCGCCGGTACGTTCACCCCCAACCCGGGGGCCGCGCCCGTGTCCCGCATGATCCTGGCGCAGGCGGGGCTGGAGACCCGGATGCTGCTGCGCAACGGGGAGCAGCTGCTGCTGACCGTGATCATCCCGGCGCTGCTGCTGGTGCTGTTCTCCGCCGTCGACATCGTCACCGTGCCCGTCCAAGAGGGGGGCGGCACGGGGAACTCCGTGGACTTCCTCGCGCCCGGCGTCCTGGCGCTCGCCGTGATGTCCACCGCCTTCACCGGGCAGGCGATCGCCACCGGCTTCGACCGCCGCTACGGGGTCCTCAAGCGGCTCGGCGCCTCGCCGCTGCCGCGGTGGGCGCTGATGGCCGCGAAGACGCTGTCCGTGCTGGCCACCGAGGTGCTCCAGATCGCGCTGCTGACGGCGATCGCCTTCGCGCTGGGCTGGTCCCCGCACGGGAACCCGCTGTCGGCCGCCGCCCTGGTCCTGCTCGGCACCGCCGCGTTCTCCGGGCTCGGCCTGCTGATGGCGGGCACCCTGCGGGCCGAGGCCACGCTGGCCGCCGCCAACCTGGTGTTCCTGCTGCTGCTGGTCGGCGGCGGGGTGATCGTGCCGATGGAGAAGTTCCCCGGCGCCGTGCAGTCCGCCTTGGGGCTGCTGCCGATCTCGGCGCTTTCCCACGGCCTGCGCGAGGTGCTGCAAAACGGGGCCGCGCTGCCGTGGGGGGACGTGGCCGTACTCGCCGCATGGGCCGTCCTCGGGCTGGGCGCCGCCGCGAAGCTCTTCCGCTGGGAGTGA